A window of the Phaenicophaeus curvirostris isolate KB17595 chromosome 9, BPBGC_Pcur_1.0, whole genome shotgun sequence genome harbors these coding sequences:
- the INA gene encoding alpha-internexin → MSRIAGPAAPEKEQLRALNERFAGYIERVRALEERNRALSAELWALRRRSDEPRRLRQLLGSELRALRARLEEAHGERAQAARERARLAEETRRLRARCEEQARGRARAERALRSRQEAADGAARAGLELRRREAALRDELDELRRARNELRDGPAPPPSPAPPPPAPRPDLAAALRELRAQYEALAARNLQAAEGWYRARCARLSEREARGREAVRASRREAGECRRLLRERLAEMESLRAARQALESRLRDLERRHGAQAAGLQDTIGQLEDELRNTKNEMARHLREYQDLLNIKMALDIEIAAYRKLLEGEETFFGMGSVSLSPLNPLPNPTYSFQPRGFSSSTLSFKKEEQGEVIKVTSKTSSSRVEMIKGNVTSAKKGGRLNLREGIVVNAKM, encoded by the exons ATGAGCCGCATTGCGGGGCCGGCGGCCCCGGAGAAGGAGCAGCTGCGGGCCCTGAACGAGCGCTTCGCCGGCTACATCGAGCGGGTGCGGGCGCTGGAGGAGCGCAACCGGGCGCTGTCGGCGGAGCTGTGGGCGCTGCGGCGGCGCTCGGACGAGCCGCGGCGGCTGCGGCAGCTGCTGGGCTCGGAGCTGCGGGCGCTGCGGGCGCGGCTGGAGGAGGCGCACGGGGAGCGGGCGCAGGCGGCGCGGGAGCGGGCGCGCCTGGCCGAGGAGACGCGGCGGCTGCGGGCGCGCTGCGAGGAGCAGGCGCGGGGCCGCGCGCGGGCCGAGCGGGCGCTGCGCTCCCGGCAGGAGGCGGCGGACGGGGCCGCCCGCGCGGGCCTCGAGCTGCGGCGGAGGGAGGCGGCGCTGCGGGACGAGCTGGACGAGCTGCGCCGGGCCCGCAACGAGCTCCGGGacggccccgcgccgcccccctccccggccccgccgccccccgcgccgcgcCCCGACCTGGCGGCCGCGCTGCGGGAGCTGCGCGCTCAGTACGAGGCGCTGGCGGCGCGCAACCTGCAGGCGGCCGAGGGCTGGTACCGCGCCCGCTGCGCCCGCCTGAGCGAGAGGGAGGCCCGCGGCAGGGAGGCCGTGCGGGCCAGCCGCAGGGAGGCCGGCGAGTGCCGCCGCCTGCTGCGGGAGCGCCTGGCCGAGATGGAGAGCCTGCGCGCCGCCCGACAGGCCCTGGAGAGCCGACTGCGGGACCTGGAGCGGCGGCACGGAGCGCAGGCCGCCGGCCTGCAG GACACCATCGGGCAGCTGGAGGATGAGCTGCGAAACACCAAAAACGAGATGGCTCGGCACTTGAGGGAGTACCAGGACCTGCTTAATATCAAGATGGCACTTGATATCGAGATCGCTGCCTACAG gaagctgctggagggagaggagacCTTCTTTGGCATGGGAAGCGTCAGCCTTTCGCCGCTCAATCCCCTCCCCAACCCCACTTACTCCTTCCAGCCAAGAGGTTTTAGTTCCTCTACTTTGTCCTTCAAGAAGGAGGAGCAAGGAGAGGTTATTAAAGTGACGTCTAAAACATCATCCAGCCGGGTTGAGATGATTAAGGGAAACGTAACCTCTGCCAAGAAAGGAGGGAGATTAAACCTACGTGAAGGAATCGTTGTGAATGCAAAAATGTAG